The proteins below come from a single Microbulbifer sp. Q7 genomic window:
- a CDS encoding M3 family metallopeptidase — translation MRQTLIAMSIAAALAAAAGCSKEAENVQAAKPAEQVVASAEVVADVVKNNALLAEWKGPYGGVPAFDKMKVEDLKPALEYGMAQNLAEIDEIANNPAPPTFANTIEEMERSGKALSQVFTYWGIWSGNMSTPEFRAVQAEMAPKLAAFSSKIIQNDKLFQRVKAVFDSRNSSDLTAEQKRVVELVYDEFATNGATLSGEDKKRYAEINNRLAELHTKFANNVLADEEGYDIFLTEDQLAGLPESFVKAAASMAEEKGQKGKYAIKNTRSSMDPFLTYSEDRALREKVWTNYYSRGDNGGEHDNNAIIAEILQLRDERVALLGFDNYAQWRLQNRMAKNPQNAIALMEAVWPAAVARVHEEVADMQAVADAEKAGIKIKPWDYRFYAEKVRKAKYDLNSDEVKQYLQLDNLREGMFYVAGELFDFSFSPVEEGSVPVFHEDVKVWEVTDKTSGEHIGLWYLDPFARSGKRSGAWASMYRDHTTFDGKETVLASNNSNFIKGAPGEPVLVSWDDAETFFHEFGHALHFLASNVSYPTLNGGVRDYTEFQSQLLERWLSTDPIIDNYLVHAKTGEPIPAELVAKIKKAANFNQGFATTEYLASALVDMKLHTTDPKGIDPDKFERETLNALGMPSELVMRHRTPHFGHIFSGEGYSAGYYGYMWADVLTSDASEAFAEAEGGFYDKEVAGKLVKYLFAPRNAIDPAEAYRLFRGRDAGIEPLMRDRGFPVPGEEGTASAGE, via the coding sequence ATGCGTCAAACACTGATCGCAATGTCCATCGCCGCGGCGCTGGCCGCCGCCGCTGGCTGCAGTAAAGAAGCAGAAAACGTACAGGCGGCGAAGCCGGCAGAGCAAGTGGTGGCTTCTGCCGAAGTAGTCGCAGATGTCGTAAAAAATAATGCGCTGCTGGCGGAGTGGAAGGGCCCTTACGGTGGTGTGCCCGCATTCGACAAGATGAAGGTGGAAGATCTGAAGCCGGCGCTGGAGTACGGCATGGCGCAGAACCTGGCAGAAATCGACGAGATTGCCAACAACCCGGCGCCGCCGACCTTTGCCAACACCATTGAAGAGATGGAGCGCAGCGGCAAGGCACTGAGCCAGGTGTTCACCTACTGGGGTATCTGGAGCGGCAACATGTCGACCCCGGAATTCCGTGCCGTGCAGGCGGAAATGGCGCCGAAGCTGGCAGCTTTCAGCTCCAAGATCATTCAGAACGACAAACTGTTCCAGCGCGTAAAGGCTGTCTTTGATTCCCGCAACAGCTCTGACCTTACCGCGGAGCAGAAGCGCGTGGTTGAGCTGGTATACGATGAGTTCGCCACCAATGGCGCGACGCTTTCCGGTGAAGACAAGAAGCGCTATGCAGAAATCAACAACCGCCTGGCCGAGCTGCACACCAAGTTTGCCAACAACGTGCTGGCCGACGAAGAAGGCTACGATATTTTCCTGACCGAAGACCAGCTGGCGGGCCTGCCGGAGTCCTTCGTCAAAGCCGCCGCCTCTATGGCGGAAGAAAAAGGCCAGAAGGGCAAGTACGCAATCAAGAACACCCGCTCTTCCATGGATCCGTTCCTGACCTATTCCGAAGACCGCGCGCTGCGCGAGAAGGTGTGGACCAACTACTACAGCCGTGGCGACAACGGTGGTGAGCACGACAACAACGCGATCATTGCCGAAATTCTGCAGTTGCGTGATGAGCGTGTTGCACTGCTTGGCTTCGATAACTACGCCCAGTGGCGCCTGCAGAACCGTATGGCGAAAAACCCGCAAAATGCCATCGCGCTGATGGAAGCGGTATGGCCGGCAGCCGTAGCGCGGGTTCACGAAGAAGTCGCTGATATGCAGGCGGTGGCTGATGCGGAAAAGGCCGGCATCAAAATCAAGCCGTGGGACTACCGTTTCTACGCAGAGAAAGTGCGCAAGGCGAAGTACGACCTGAACTCCGATGAAGTCAAACAGTACCTGCAGCTGGACAATCTGCGTGAAGGCATGTTCTACGTTGCCGGTGAGCTGTTTGACTTCAGTTTCAGCCCGGTGGAAGAGGGCAGTGTGCCGGTTTTCCATGAAGACGTGAAAGTCTGGGAAGTGACGGACAAGACCAGCGGCGAGCATATCGGCCTGTGGTATCTGGACCCGTTCGCCCGCTCCGGCAAGCGCTCCGGTGCCTGGGCAAGCATGTACCGCGATCACACCACCTTCGATGGCAAGGAAACCGTACTGGCTTCCAACAACTCCAACTTTATCAAGGGTGCACCCGGTGAGCCGGTGCTGGTGAGCTGGGACGATGCGGAAACCTTCTTCCACGAGTTCGGTCACGCGCTGCACTTCCTGGCGTCCAACGTGAGCTACCCGACCCTTAACGGCGGCGTGCGCGACTACACCGAGTTCCAGTCCCAGTTGCTGGAGCGCTGGTTGAGCACCGATCCGATCATCGACAATTACCTGGTGCACGCCAAAACCGGTGAGCCGATTCCCGCAGAGCTGGTGGCGAAGATCAAGAAAGCAGCCAACTTCAACCAGGGCTTCGCCACCACCGAATACCTGGCGTCCGCGCTGGTGGACATGAAGCTGCACACTACCGACCCGAAGGGTATCGACCCGGACAAGTTCGAGCGTGAAACCCTGAATGCACTGGGCATGCCGTCCGAGCTGGTGATGCGTCACCGCACCCCACACTTCGGACACATCTTCTCCGGTGAAGGTTACTCCGCTGGTTACTACGGTTACATGTGGGCCGACGTGCTGACTTCCGATGCTTCTGAAGCCTTCGCTGAAGCAGAAGGTGGTTTCTACGATAAGGAAGTGGCCGGCAAGCTGGTTAAATACCTGTTCGCACCGCGCAACGCCATTGACCCGGCAGAAGCTTACCGTCTGTTCCGTGGTCGCGATGCGGGTATCGAGCCGCTGATGCGTGACCGTGGTTTCCCGGTGCCCGGCGAAGAGGGTACAGCGTCCGCTGGTGAGTAA
- a CDS encoding glutathione S-transferase family protein: MYQLFIGNKNYSSWSLRPWLLATELEIPFEEQLEPFDEGGSWNKFRKFSPTGLVPCLVDGDTTVWESLAITEYLYESHPRVWPEDKQARAWARCAASEMHAGFFALRNQCSMNCGVTVSLHRIDDALQKDLDRIDELWQQGLSRFGGPFLAGREFTAVDAFFAPVVLRLKGYQLSLGKEAMDYCERILALPGMQSWVEAGINEPWREVTHDEELLAVGDIVEDRRV, encoded by the coding sequence ATGTATCAACTGTTTATCGGCAACAAAAACTATTCGTCCTGGTCGCTGCGCCCCTGGCTGCTGGCCACCGAACTGGAAATTCCCTTTGAGGAACAGCTGGAGCCCTTCGACGAGGGCGGCAGCTGGAATAAATTCCGCAAATTCTCCCCAACCGGCCTGGTACCGTGTCTGGTCGACGGCGATACCACTGTTTGGGAATCGCTCGCCATCACCGAATACCTGTACGAATCTCATCCGCGCGTCTGGCCGGAGGACAAGCAGGCGAGAGCCTGGGCGCGCTGCGCCGCTTCCGAAATGCACGCCGGCTTTTTCGCCCTGCGTAACCAGTGCAGCATGAACTGTGGGGTAACGGTGTCGCTGCATCGCATCGACGACGCTCTGCAAAAAGACCTGGATCGCATCGACGAGCTGTGGCAGCAGGGACTTTCCCGATTCGGCGGGCCATTTCTGGCGGGGCGGGAATTCACAGCGGTCGATGCGTTCTTCGCACCGGTCGTCTTGCGCCTGAAAGGCTACCAGCTCTCCCTCGGCAAAGAAGCGATGGACTACTGCGAGCGCATTCTGGCGCTGCCCGGTATGCAAAGCTGGGTCGAGGCCGGAATCAATGAACCCTGGCGAGAAGTGACTCACGATGAGGAGCTGCTGGCGGTGGGCGATATCGTGGAAGACCGGCGCGTTTGA
- a CDS encoding class II 3-deoxy-7-phosphoheptulonate synthase translates to MVKPWDPSSWRKLQAHQQPRYPSLDAVESVERELADYPPLVFAEEARELRRQLAEVAQGKAFLLQGGDCAESFSDFNANRIRDTFKVLLQMAVVLTFAGNLPVVKVARMAGQYAKPRSADMETVDGVELPSYRGDIINGIDFSAEARVPDPRRMLTAYNQSAATLNLLRAFAQGGLADLHQVHAWNLSYLENNPQRDRYAQLAERLQDALEFMAVCGVNSANTPAIRETTLFTSHEALLLNYEQALTRTDSLTGKWYDCSAHMLWIGERTRQLDAAHIEFLAGVWNPIGVKVGPGMATDELIRLIDRLNPNNEPGRLTLITRMGADTLGDKLPALVRAVEKEGRSIVWSTDPMHGNTEKASSGFKTRNFDNILREIRDFFAVHRAEGTHPGGIHLEMTGQHVTECTGGAWKISDEDLASCYRTQCDPRLNADQVLELAFCISEMLRDGRNGTGGKA, encoded by the coding sequence CTGGTAAAACCTTGGGACCCTTCCAGCTGGCGCAAACTGCAAGCGCACCAGCAGCCCCGCTATCCATCCCTCGATGCCGTGGAATCCGTTGAGCGAGAACTTGCCGATTACCCGCCGCTGGTGTTTGCGGAGGAGGCGAGGGAGCTGCGCCGCCAGCTGGCGGAAGTAGCGCAGGGTAAGGCGTTTTTATTGCAGGGTGGCGACTGCGCAGAATCCTTTTCCGACTTCAATGCCAACCGTATTCGCGACACCTTCAAAGTGTTGCTGCAGATGGCGGTGGTACTCACGTTTGCCGGCAACCTGCCGGTGGTGAAGGTCGCGCGCATGGCCGGGCAGTATGCCAAGCCGCGTTCGGCCGACATGGAAACCGTGGATGGTGTCGAGCTGCCGAGCTACCGGGGCGATATCATCAACGGTATCGACTTTTCTGCGGAAGCCCGCGTACCTGACCCCAGGCGCATGCTCACCGCCTACAACCAGTCCGCGGCCACCCTCAACCTGCTGCGTGCCTTTGCCCAGGGGGGGCTGGCCGATCTGCATCAGGTGCATGCCTGGAACCTGAGCTACCTGGAAAACAACCCGCAGCGAGACCGCTATGCGCAGCTGGCAGAACGTCTGCAGGATGCGTTGGAGTTTATGGCGGTGTGCGGCGTCAACTCCGCCAATACACCGGCCATTCGCGAGACAACACTGTTCACTTCCCACGAAGCGTTGTTGCTGAATTACGAGCAGGCGCTCACTCGTACCGATAGCCTGACGGGCAAATGGTACGACTGCTCCGCCCATATGCTGTGGATCGGTGAGCGCACTCGCCAGCTGGATGCCGCGCATATTGAATTCCTCGCCGGGGTGTGGAATCCCATCGGGGTCAAAGTGGGGCCGGGTATGGCGACCGATGAGTTGATCCGACTGATTGATCGCTTGAACCCGAACAATGAGCCCGGTCGTTTGACCCTGATTACCCGCATGGGCGCCGATACCCTGGGCGATAAACTGCCCGCGCTGGTGCGTGCGGTGGAAAAGGAAGGGCGCTCTATTGTGTGGAGCACCGACCCCATGCACGGCAACACCGAAAAGGCATCCAGCGGCTTCAAAACCCGCAATTTTGATAACATTCTGCGGGAAATCCGGGATTTCTTTGCGGTGCACCGTGCCGAGGGCACACACCCTGGTGGTATTCACCTGGAAATGACCGGGCAGCACGTCACCGAGTGTACCGGCGGTGCCTGGAAAATTTCCGACGAAGATCTCGCCAGTTGCTACCGCACCCAGTGCGACCCGCGACTCAATGCAGACCAGGTGCTGGAGCTCGCCTTCTGTATTTCTGAAATGCTGCGCGACGGCCGAAATGGTACCGGCGGCAAGGCATAA
- a CDS encoding amino acid aminotransferase translates to MFDHLKSLPADPILGLLATYRADDNPNKIDLGVGVYKDEAGHTPVLQAVKEAETRLLRGEETKAYIGPAGTPGFNSAMQELVLGAGHPALVGNRVRSAQTPGGCGALRVLAEFSDRAKAGATIWVSDPTWANHVPLLGNAGLEIKSYPYYDRATSSLQFDAMVETLKQVGEGDLVLFHACCHNPCGADLTREQWKVLAEMAQKQGFTPFIDMAYQGFGDSLEADAYGLRLMAESVPEMLVAASCSKNFGLYRERVGLAMVIYSDAAAADRGQSQLLNVVRGNYSMPPNHGGAIVESILTDAGLRANWEAELTEMRERINSLRSGVVESLRDAGAAGDFSFIEKQKGMFSFLGITPEQVHKLQQDYSIYMVDSSRISIAGLSQSNMAYFCKSVAEVLDAG, encoded by the coding sequence ATGTTTGACCACCTGAAGAGCCTGCCCGCAGACCCCATTCTGGGGCTTCTCGCCACCTACCGTGCGGACGATAACCCCAACAAAATCGACCTGGGGGTGGGTGTTTATAAGGATGAAGCGGGGCATACCCCGGTTCTGCAGGCCGTCAAGGAAGCGGAAACCCGCCTGTTGCGCGGTGAGGAGACCAAGGCATACATCGGTCCGGCGGGAACCCCTGGGTTCAACAGCGCGATGCAGGAACTGGTGCTGGGTGCCGGCCACCCCGCGTTGGTTGGCAACCGCGTGCGCTCTGCACAGACGCCGGGGGGCTGTGGTGCCCTGCGTGTTCTGGCTGAGTTTTCCGATCGTGCCAAAGCGGGCGCCACCATCTGGGTGAGCGACCCCACCTGGGCCAATCACGTGCCCCTGCTGGGCAATGCCGGCTTGGAGATCAAGAGCTATCCCTATTACGACCGCGCCACCAGCAGCTTGCAGTTCGACGCGATGGTGGAAACCCTGAAGCAGGTCGGTGAAGGTGACCTGGTGCTGTTCCACGCCTGCTGCCACAACCCCTGTGGAGCCGACCTGACTCGCGAGCAGTGGAAGGTGCTGGCGGAAATGGCGCAGAAGCAGGGTTTCACCCCCTTCATTGACATGGCCTACCAGGGCTTCGGTGACAGTCTGGAGGCCGATGCTTACGGCCTGCGTCTGATGGCGGAATCGGTGCCGGAGATGCTGGTCGCCGCATCCTGCTCGAAAAACTTCGGTCTGTACCGCGAGCGGGTCGGCCTCGCCATGGTCATTTACAGCGACGCGGCGGCCGCCGATCGCGGTCAGAGTCAGCTGCTGAATGTGGTGCGCGGCAACTACTCCATGCCACCCAATCACGGTGGCGCCATTGTCGAGTCCATCCTCACTGACGCGGGCCTGCGCGCCAACTGGGAAGCGGAGCTCACCGAGATGCGCGAGCGCATCAATAGCCTGCGCAGTGGTGTTGTGGAAAGTTTGCGGGATGCCGGCGCCGCGGGCGACTTCAGTTTTATCGAAAAGCAGAAAGGTATGTTCTCATTCCTGGGAATTACCCCGGAACAGGTGCATAAACTGCAGCAGGATTATTCCATTTACATGGTAGATTCCAGCCGTATCAGTATCGCTGGCCTGAGCCAGAGCAACATGGCGTACTTCTGCAAGTCGGTTGCGGAAGTGCTCGACGCCGGATAA
- a CDS encoding MarR family winged helix-turn-helix transcriptional regulator has protein sequence MTIDNTTSDKTELSDPMDAVRPDDLRLEKFLPYRLSVLSNRVSNAIADAYSARFDLTIPAWRVMAILGRFPNLSAADLVEQTAMDKVAISRAVSILIKNDYITRSEDLADRRRQVLNLSDLGRDVYERIVPLAQQYENDLMGSLSADERNQLDSIIEKLMARAQDWANRGLID, from the coding sequence ATGACAATTGATAACACCACTAGCGACAAGACTGAGCTTTCCGACCCTATGGATGCGGTGCGCCCGGACGATCTGCGTCTGGAGAAGTTCCTGCCTTATCGTCTTTCTGTTTTGTCCAACCGGGTAAGCAACGCGATTGCGGATGCCTACAGCGCGCGTTTCGACCTCACCATTCCCGCCTGGCGTGTCATGGCCATTTTAGGCCGTTTCCCGAACCTGTCCGCTGCGGATCTGGTCGAGCAAACGGCGATGGACAAGGTGGCAATCAGCCGTGCGGTGTCGATTCTGATCAAAAACGATTACATCACCCGCAGCGAAGACCTCGCGGATCGCCGTCGCCAGGTGCTCAATCTTTCGGATCTGGGCCGGGACGTGTACGAACGTATTGTGCCGCTGGCGCAACAGTATGAGAACGACCTGATGGGCTCGCTGTCGGCGGACGAGCGCAACCAGCTCGACAGTATTATTGAAAAGCTGATGGCGCGCGCGCAGGACTGGGCCAATCGCGGCCTGATCGACTGA
- the maiA gene encoding maleylacetoacetate isomerase, which translates to MELHGYFRSSASYRVRIALNLKGLEYDYHPVNLLKGEQKEPHYRSLNPQGLVPALIDSGHVLTQSLAIMEWLDEQHPQPALLPSDPLARARVRALAYNVACDIQPVQNLRVLKYIQSELGASDEQKVMWIRHWIDGGFAALETQLDGQGDIFANGDAPGLFECCLIPQIYNAERFGVALDQYPRIAKIANACAALPAFEQARPENQPDSTV; encoded by the coding sequence ATGGAACTCCACGGTTATTTTCGCTCTTCCGCCAGCTATCGCGTGCGCATTGCGCTCAACCTGAAGGGACTGGAATACGATTACCATCCGGTAAATCTGCTCAAGGGAGAGCAAAAAGAACCCCACTACCGCAGCCTGAACCCGCAAGGGCTGGTACCGGCACTGATCGACAGCGGGCACGTGCTGACCCAATCCCTGGCGATTATGGAATGGCTCGACGAGCAACACCCCCAACCCGCCCTGCTGCCAAGTGATCCGTTGGCGCGCGCCCGGGTGCGGGCGCTGGCCTACAACGTGGCCTGCGACATCCAACCCGTACAGAACCTGCGTGTGCTGAAATACATCCAGTCCGAACTGGGCGCCAGTGATGAACAGAAGGTTATGTGGATTCGCCACTGGATCGATGGTGGCTTCGCGGCGCTGGAAACGCAGCTGGATGGACAGGGAGACATCTTTGCCAACGGCGATGCACCGGGCCTGTTCGAGTGCTGCCTGATTCCGCAGATCTACAATGCCGAACGGTTCGGCGTGGCGCTGGACCAGTACCCTCGCATTGCGAAAATTGCCAACGCCTGCGCCGCGCTACCGGCATTTGAACAGGCGCGCCCGGAAAATCAGCCAGATAGTACGGTTTAA
- a CDS encoding mechanosensitive ion channel family protein, which translates to MPSWPLQANPLGQNNQDGADKAKELADALELAKVEPSSLSHVVDTVMASLDGIWEGFLAHIPFFIASVLMLVLTWIIATFVGKAARRFARKTTRKPSLQDLLVRLTRIFIWVLGVLITAMVLFPGLTPAKALGGLGLLSVAVGFAFRDIFENFFAGILILWRFPFEAGDVIKCEGVEGRVEAVEVRNTAIRRTTGELVIVPNLFLFKNPCEILTDRNKRRITIIAGIAYGEDVSTAVEVIKAAVGECETVKEDEPIQIFPQGFGDSSVDIEVTWWAGSTPFEERRSRGEVVTAVKRALDEAGIEIPFPYRTLTFKEPLTLSGEVPGTPERER; encoded by the coding sequence ATGCCTAGCTGGCCGCTGCAAGCGAATCCGCTGGGCCAGAATAATCAGGACGGCGCGGATAAGGCCAAGGAGCTTGCCGATGCCCTGGAGCTGGCAAAGGTAGAACCCTCCTCTCTGTCCCACGTGGTCGATACGGTGATGGCCTCCCTTGATGGCATCTGGGAAGGCTTCCTTGCACACATCCCTTTTTTCATCGCCAGTGTTTTGATGCTGGTGCTGACATGGATTATCGCCACCTTCGTGGGAAAGGCCGCCCGTCGTTTCGCGCGGAAAACCACGCGCAAACCGTCGCTTCAGGATTTACTGGTTCGCCTGACACGCATCTTCATCTGGGTGCTGGGAGTGCTTATCACCGCGATGGTACTGTTTCCCGGCCTCACACCGGCCAAGGCCCTCGGCGGGCTCGGGCTGCTGTCGGTGGCGGTGGGGTTTGCCTTCAGAGATATTTTTGAGAATTTCTTCGCCGGGATACTGATTTTATGGCGGTTTCCGTTTGAAGCCGGTGATGTGATCAAGTGTGAAGGCGTGGAGGGCAGGGTAGAAGCGGTAGAGGTGCGCAACACCGCTATTCGCCGAACCACCGGAGAGCTGGTGATCGTGCCCAATCTGTTTTTGTTTAAAAATCCCTGTGAGATTCTCACGGACCGAAACAAGCGGCGTATTACCATTATTGCCGGCATCGCCTATGGTGAGGATGTCTCTACCGCAGTGGAGGTGATCAAGGCCGCCGTCGGCGAATGTGAAACCGTCAAAGAGGATGAGCCGATACAGATATTCCCTCAGGGGTTCGGCGACAGCAGTGTTGATATTGAGGTCACCTGGTGGGCCGGGTCTACCCCCTTCGAGGAGCGTCGCTCACGTGGGGAAGTGGTAACGGCCGTGAAACGTGCGTTGGATGAGGCCGGTATTGAGATTCCGTTCCCCTACCGGACGCTGACCTTCAAGGAGCCCCTGACATTGTCGGGCGAGGTGCCAGGGACTCCTGAACGAGAGCGGTAG
- a CDS encoding 2OG-Fe(II) oxygenase, producing the protein MEFTELQPDLKQWMQQAVERGQCQANVMDALLKAGYQPSIERAVEQCIAAYSAGGNVAAGSGAQPDAGTTAVTPPQAATEEEYDGSRFCLFHPQKNLYDLGDQQVEVLLAMQRPNVVLFGNLLSESECDALIELSRPRLKRSRVVNSESGTFDLGDVRTSSGTYFESRATPLIAAIEARIERLLGVPESRGEPIQVLHYQEGAEYRPHFDFFNPQKPGNQKVLARGGQRVGTLVMYLNNVEAGGSTVFPKVSLDVMPKKGCGLFFSFANDEGELDRLTLHGGSPVIAGEKWIATRWLRLHDYRVSDA; encoded by the coding sequence GTGGAATTTACAGAGCTTCAGCCTGACTTGAAGCAGTGGATGCAGCAGGCCGTGGAGCGCGGCCAGTGTCAGGCGAATGTGATGGATGCACTGCTGAAAGCCGGGTACCAACCCTCCATCGAGCGTGCTGTTGAGCAATGTATTGCGGCCTATTCAGCTGGCGGCAATGTGGCTGCAGGTTCGGGTGCCCAGCCTGATGCTGGCACTACTGCAGTCACCCCGCCTCAGGCTGCGACAGAGGAGGAATATGACGGCAGTCGCTTTTGCTTGTTTCATCCGCAAAAGAACCTGTACGACCTCGGGGACCAGCAGGTGGAAGTTCTGCTGGCGATGCAGCGACCGAATGTGGTGCTGTTTGGCAATTTGCTGTCCGAGAGTGAGTGCGATGCGCTGATTGAGCTATCACGCCCCAGGCTCAAGCGCTCACGGGTAGTGAATTCAGAAAGCGGCACCTTCGATCTCGGTGACGTAAGAACCAGCTCTGGCACCTATTTTGAGTCGCGCGCTACCCCTTTGATCGCCGCCATTGAGGCCCGTATCGAGCGTTTGCTGGGTGTGCCGGAGAGTCGTGGTGAGCCAATACAGGTGTTGCACTACCAGGAGGGGGCAGAGTATCGGCCCCACTTTGATTTCTTTAACCCCCAGAAACCCGGTAATCAGAAAGTACTGGCGCGTGGCGGCCAGCGTGTGGGCACTCTGGTGATGTACCTGAACAACGTGGAGGCCGGCGGTTCTACGGTGTTCCCCAAAGTATCCCTGGATGTGATGCCCAAAAAAGGGTGCGGCCTGTTCTTTTCGTTTGCCAATGATGAAGGAGAGCTTGACCGCCTGACGCTGCATGGTGGCAGTCCGGTGATTGCGGGGGAGAAATGGATCGCCACCCGGTGGCTGCGCCTCCACGATTACCGGGTAAGCGATGCCTAG
- a CDS encoding LEA type 2 family protein → MIRSLRRYALCALLIPFLAPVLALTGCATLSPGFEKPDVQLTALEPLPGDRSGNLRFRIHLRVFNPNNTDLALSGLYYTLKLAGHKVVTGTSNTLPVVPAYGQQAISVDASANLMGSFMAAAELIRLQGNTVPYELEAKLGLKASLLPAIRVSKRGEIQLGQYQR, encoded by the coding sequence TTGATCCGCTCACTCCGCCGCTACGCGCTCTGTGCGCTCCTGATCCCTTTCCTGGCTCCCGTCCTGGCACTGACCGGCTGCGCCACCCTGTCACCGGGCTTTGAAAAACCGGATGTGCAACTTACCGCGCTGGAACCCTTGCCCGGCGATCGCAGTGGCAACCTGCGCTTTCGTATCCACCTGCGTGTATTCAACCCCAACAACACGGACCTCGCGCTCTCCGGCCTCTACTACACGCTTAAGCTGGCCGGGCACAAGGTCGTGACCGGCACCTCCAATACCCTGCCGGTAGTGCCGGCGTACGGGCAGCAAGCCATCAGCGTGGATGCGTCTGCGAACCTTATGGGGTCTTTTATGGCGGCGGCGGAACTGATCCGGTTGCAGGGCAATACCGTGCCCTATGAACTGGAGGCCAAGCTGGGGCTGAAGGCATCGCTGCTACCCGCGATTCGGGTATCCAAGCGGGGGGAGATCCAACTGGGGCAATACCAGCGCTGA
- a CDS encoding sigma-70 family RNA polymerase sigma factor, translating to MDLNDEDLIRRVVEDGDQRAYAQLVRRYQSQLRFSLRQLCNGDQGLADDMAQEAFIKAYKALPAFRGDARFSTWLYRIAYNLVMSHKRKNTPEVDQEAVDRAQAQESVEEAQQLGMARDLNSAMGELSDAQRQAVHLCMQRGFSHEEAATIMKLPLGTVKSHVNRARAKLQSLLQAWREEVVSG from the coding sequence ATGGACCTCAATGATGAGGATCTGATCAGGCGCGTCGTCGAAGACGGGGACCAGCGGGCTTATGCCCAGCTGGTTCGTCGCTATCAGTCACAGCTGCGATTCTCGCTCCGCCAGCTGTGCAATGGCGATCAGGGTCTTGCCGACGACATGGCGCAGGAGGCCTTCATCAAGGCCTACAAGGCGCTGCCGGCGTTTCGTGGGGATGCGCGCTTCAGCACATGGCTGTACCGCATCGCCTACAATCTGGTCATGAGTCACAAGCGCAAAAATACGCCCGAGGTGGATCAGGAGGCGGTGGACCGCGCCCAGGCCCAGGAAAGTGTCGAAGAAGCACAGCAACTGGGCATGGCCAGAGACCTGAATTCGGCAATGGGGGAATTGAGTGACGCCCAGCGACAGGCGGTGCATCTGTGTATGCAGCGCGGCTTTTCCCACGAGGAAGCGGCCACAATTATGAAATTGCCGCTGGGCACGGTAAAATCCCACGTTAATCGCGCAAGGGCCAAATTGCAGTCGTTACTGCAGGCCTGGCGGGAGGAGGTAGTCAGTGGCTGA
- a CDS encoding DUF6249 domain-containing protein: protein MAALAMGASGSLLAQDDEAVAPQPPQPPAPVVAPEAPAKSAENKVSKQVRILRQEDGSLRIHARDENGESADVQIDLGEEFGGAVTRRIYEKLEEKGILDEKGLVVEEALNSVPRNISIGINADMERAERIRAEVERARAEHGEYRERHVERSRGPDMEWLIGIVAIVALFGTPIMIVWLVTRNSYRKKQLLMDNINRMVAEGRDIPPELLDAMEGERAASTKDRGFTLMAVGAAIFIWLTVASGIGAGSLGLIPLFIGVARYWNWKLDHQQAG from the coding sequence GTGGCGGCCCTGGCAATGGGTGCTTCCGGCAGCTTGCTGGCACAGGACGATGAGGCGGTAGCCCCGCAGCCGCCGCAACCCCCGGCGCCGGTGGTTGCGCCTGAGGCACCGGCGAAGTCGGCAGAAAACAAGGTGTCTAAACAGGTGCGGATCCTGCGCCAGGAAGACGGCAGCCTGCGGATCCACGCCCGCGACGAAAATGGCGAGAGCGCCGACGTGCAGATCGATCTGGGCGAGGAGTTTGGTGGCGCGGTTACCCGCCGTATCTACGAGAAACTCGAAGAGAAAGGGATTCTCGATGAGAAGGGGCTGGTGGTCGAAGAGGCGCTCAATTCGGTGCCGCGCAATATCAGTATCGGTATCAACGCGGATATGGAGCGTGCCGAGCGCATCCGCGCCGAAGTGGAGCGCGCCCGGGCCGAGCACGGTGAGTATCGGGAGCGCCACGTAGAGCGTAGCCGCGGTCCGGATATGGAGTGGTTGATCGGTATTGTCGCGATCGTCGCGCTCTTTGGTACCCCGATCATGATCGTGTGGTTGGTGACCCGCAACAGCTACCGCAAGAAGCAGCTGCTGATGGACAACATCAATCGCATGGTCGCGGAAGGGCGTGATATTCCGCCGGAGCTGTTGGACGCTATGGAAGGCGAGCGTGCCGCCAGCACCAAAGACCGCGGTTTCACCCTGATGGCGGTGGGCGCTGCCATCTTCATCTGGTTGACGGTCGCTTCGGGTATTGGGGCTGGCAGCCTGGGTCTGATACCACTGTTTATCGGGGTCGCCCGGTATTGGAACTGGAAACTCGATCACCAGCAGGCCGGTTAA